From a region of the Acinetobacter larvae genome:
- a CDS encoding MerR family transcriptional regulator: protein MKIGEMAQQVGCSVETIRFYEKAGLLPKALRNIENNYRDYQHVHLERLRFIRRCRSLGMTHDEIRTLLDAKKNIDGCHAINDVIAMHLAHVQHRLHELQALEQELQRLQQQCQGFDGVEDCGILRALESEHIPQTIDAHDHVHDANICRGH, encoded by the coding sequence ATGAAAATTGGTGAAATGGCACAACAGGTCGGTTGTAGTGTAGAAACTATTCGCTTCTACGAAAAAGCAGGTTTATTACCCAAAGCGCTGCGCAATATAGAAAATAACTATCGCGATTATCAACACGTTCATTTGGAACGTTTACGTTTTATCCGTCGTTGCCGTTCTTTGGGCATGACGCATGATGAAATCCGCACCCTACTCGATGCCAAGAAAAATATCGATGGTTGCCATGCTATCAATGATGTGATCGCCATGCACCTTGCCCATGTACAACATCGTTTACATGAACTACAGGCTCTGGAGCAAGAGTTACAGCGCTTACAACAACAATGCCAAGGTTTTGATGGTGTTGAAGATTGCGGCATTTTACGCGCTTTAGAAAGCGAACATATTCCCCAAACGATTGATGCCCATGATCATGTGCATGATGCCAATATCTGTCGTGGACATTAA
- a CDS encoding MFS transporter, with the protein MSAATASTERIAYGSPAFHAILLSLFLAGFAIFSSLYCVQPMMPFLAEYFHISATQSSFPLSSSTIALALGLIFAGQISDRYGRKSIMVAALFIVASLLLLSALFPIWSFFLALRVGVGLAVSGVAAVAMTYIGEEIAEKDVALAMGLYISGTAIGGMGGRLIAGVLLDFSTWQVATLSIAVLNLVIALVFCLLLPASKHFKAYPLSWSRLIHSFCKNVQDRKLRLLFLQGFILMGCFVSIFNYMSYHLLQAPFQLSQTWIGLISIAYLSGIYSSPRAAAWSRRFGRDGVLPAMLLSMLLGLWIMLIPSITFTLIGLLIFTFSFFAAHSTASSWVAVQSLQYRAMGSALYLFCYYLGSSLLGSASGLVWEYLGWKGIVMVMSGVLLCGLYAALTLKKLNQPETT; encoded by the coding sequence ATGTCCGCAGCAACTGCATCGACCGAGCGTATAGCCTATGGTTCACCAGCCTTTCATGCTATTTTGCTGTCCTTATTCCTTGCTGGATTTGCAATTTTTTCCAGCTTATATTGCGTACAGCCGATGATGCCATTTTTGGCAGAATATTTTCATATTTCAGCAACCCAAAGTAGTTTCCCGCTGTCTAGCTCTACGATTGCTCTGGCCTTGGGTTTGATTTTTGCAGGGCAAATCTCTGATCGCTATGGGCGTAAATCCATCATGGTCGCTGCGCTATTTATTGTTGCTAGCCTATTGTTATTGAGTGCTTTATTTCCAATATGGTCTTTTTTCCTAGCGCTACGCGTGGGGGTTGGTTTGGCGGTTAGTGGTGTTGCAGCAGTTGCCATGACCTATATCGGCGAAGAAATTGCCGAAAAAGACGTGGCATTGGCAATGGGCTTATATATCTCTGGTACCGCCATTGGGGGGATGGGTGGGCGACTGATTGCTGGTGTGCTGCTGGACTTTAGTACATGGCAAGTTGCGACACTCAGCATCGCTGTGTTGAACTTAGTCATAGCGCTGGTGTTTTGTTTATTATTGCCAGCGTCCAAGCATTTCAAAGCATATCCTTTGAGTTGGTCACGTTTGATTCATTCTTTTTGTAAAAATGTGCAAGACCGAAAGTTACGCCTTTTGTTCCTACAAGGTTTTATTTTGATGGGCTGCTTTGTCAGCATTTTTAACTATATGAGTTACCATCTGCTGCAAGCGCCTTTTCAGTTATCACAGACATGGATTGGTCTGATTTCGATTGCTTATCTGTCTGGCATTTATAGCTCACCACGCGCCGCTGCATGGAGTCGTCGTTTTGGTCGTGATGGGGTATTGCCTGCGATGTTGCTGAGCATGTTATTGGGCTTATGGATTATGCTGATTCCATCGATCACTTTTACGTTGATTGGCTTACTTATTTTTACCTTTTCCTTTTTTGCGGCGCATTCTACCGCCAGTAGTTGGGTTGCTGTGCAATCCTTACAATACCGCGCCATGGGCTCAGCCTTATATTTATTTTGCTATTATTTAGGTTCAAGTCTGCTGGGCAGCGCCAGTGGTTTGGTCTGGGAATACCTTGGTTGGAAGGGTATCGTCATGGTGATGAGTGGGGTATTGCTCTGCGGACTATATGCAGCATTGACGTTAAAGAAACTGAATCAGCCAGAAACCACATAG
- the mpl gene encoding UDP-N-acetylmuramate:L-alanyl-gamma-D-glutamyl-meso-diaminopimelate ligase, producing MHLHILGICGTFMGSLALLARDLGHTVTGSDQNVYPPMSTQLENAGITLMQGYDRAHLQPHPDLVIVGNAMKRGIDAVEYMLDAAIPYTSGPQFLANHVLQGKHVLAVAGTHGKTTTSTMLAWVLDQAGLAPGFLIGGVPLGFSHSARLGDGQYFVVEADEYDSAFFDKRSKFVHYQPRTAILNNLEFDHADIFDDLAAIQKQFHHLVRTIPSQGLIIAPLSETNIDEVLAQGCWTPVVRTAIQSTTNPDHPAQPFSQLDGSRPDLALYAQLLSADGSHFEVYHHGQLQGVVQWHMTGQHSVANALATIAAAQHVGVSVADACQALSNFGGVKRRMELLATVAGIEVYDDFAHHPTAIATTLEGARQRLQQRKLWAIIEPRSNTMRMGGHKEHLAASAALADHVIWYQPAGLDWDLQPVVAAARNQAEVCNDIETIIDKIVQNAQAGDAVVIMSNGSFAGLHQKLLQALQQHYDA from the coding sequence ATGCATCTGCATATTTTGGGAATTTGTGGCACCTTTATGGGGTCTTTGGCATTATTGGCACGTGATCTGGGGCACACGGTAACTGGCTCAGACCAGAATGTTTATCCACCGATGTCAACACAACTCGAAAACGCAGGCATTACCCTTATGCAAGGTTATGACCGTGCACATCTCCAGCCTCATCCTGATTTAGTGATTGTCGGGAATGCCATGAAGCGTGGCATTGATGCGGTTGAATATATGCTCGATGCAGCGATTCCCTATACCTCAGGTCCGCAGTTTCTCGCCAATCATGTTTTACAAGGCAAACACGTCTTGGCGGTCGCAGGTACTCATGGTAAAACCACCACCAGCACCATGCTGGCTTGGGTTTTAGATCAAGCAGGTTTAGCCCCTGGCTTCTTGATCGGTGGTGTTCCATTAGGTTTCAGCCACAGTGCACGTTTAGGCGATGGTCAATATTTTGTGGTCGAAGCTGATGAATATGACTCGGCATTTTTTGACAAGCGCTCTAAATTTGTACATTACCAACCACGCACAGCGATTTTAAATAATCTAGAATTTGACCATGCCGATATCTTTGATGACTTGGCAGCCATCCAAAAACAATTCCACCATTTAGTACGTACAATTCCAAGCCAAGGTTTAATCATTGCGCCCTTAAGCGAAACAAATATCGATGAAGTCTTGGCGCAAGGTTGCTGGACACCTGTGGTGCGTACAGCAATCCAAAGCACCACAAACCCTGACCATCCGGCACAACCCTTTTCACAACTTGATGGCTCGCGACCAGACCTTGCTCTATATGCGCAGTTACTGAGCGCCGATGGTTCACACTTTGAGGTTTATCATCACGGTCAATTACAAGGCGTGGTGCAATGGCACATGACCGGTCAACACAGTGTTGCCAATGCTCTGGCGACTATTGCTGCAGCACAGCATGTCGGTGTCAGTGTTGCGGATGCTTGTCAGGCATTGTCAAACTTTGGTGGGGTAAAACGCCGCATGGAGCTGCTTGCTACGGTGGCGGGTATTGAAGTGTATGATGATTTTGCTCACCACCCTACGGCCATTGCCACCACTTTAGAGGGTGCCCGTCAACGCTTACAACAGCGTAAACTGTGGGCCATCATTGAACCACGCTCCAACACCATGCGCATGGGTGGGCATAAAGAACATTTAGCGGCTTCAGCCGCACTTGCCGATCACGTCATCTGGTATCAACCCGCTGGCTTAGACTGGGATTTACAACCTGTCGTCGCTGCAGCCCGTAATCAAGCTGAGGTCTGCAATGATATCGAGACCATCATCGATAAAATCGTACAAAATGCGCAAGCTGGCGATGCTGTGGTGATTATGTCCAACGGTAGCTTTGCTGGACTACACCAAAAATTACTACAGGCATTACAACAACATTATGATGCATGA
- a CDS encoding lytic murein transglycosylase: protein MQRLSYLFAAAVLGITQAHADLVINGQNTAITTANPVASSVKNNSNYTPSRSFPSCLASLRSQAIAAGVSAANYDLYTQNLQPDYSVIEKLNYQPEFSTPIWDYLSGLVDDERVQKGQAMLQQHREVLNRVAARYGVPAETVVAVWGVESNFGDISGKYPLLQALGTLSCEGRRQSYFRGEFFATMRILQRGDLRMDQLYGSWAGAFGHTQFMPSTYERLAVDFDGDGRRDLVSSTADALASTANFLSKAGWQTGMPWGFEVKIPAGMSTAGEGRRQKKPLSYWVNQGVKRVDGSPLMQGSLSSSTSAGLMAPSGAQGPVFLVFKNFDAIYGYNAAESYALAIAHLSDRLQGKGAFVTAWPTDDAGTSRAERREIQQFLLNKGYDIGAVDGLIGDKSRQAIRQEQQSLGLKPTGRAGQQILKAFREQTAKEMMQ, encoded by the coding sequence ATGCAACGTTTATCTTATTTATTTGCTGCTGCGGTGCTCGGAATTACACAGGCACATGCGGACTTAGTAATTAACGGACAAAACACAGCAATAACGACAGCAAATCCAGTTGCAAGTTCTGTCAAAAATAACAGTAATTATACACCGAGTCGTTCTTTTCCAAGTTGCTTAGCCAGTTTACGTAGCCAAGCGATTGCTGCGGGTGTATCTGCAGCCAATTATGATCTTTATACCCAAAATTTACAGCCAGATTATTCCGTCATTGAAAAGCTGAATTATCAACCCGAATTTTCTACGCCAATTTGGGATTATCTTTCCGGTCTGGTAGATGATGAGCGTGTGCAAAAAGGGCAGGCGATGTTACAACAACACCGTGAGGTCTTGAACCGTGTTGCTGCTCGATACGGCGTTCCTGCCGAAACGGTTGTTGCCGTCTGGGGAGTAGAAAGTAATTTTGGTGACATTTCTGGAAAATATCCATTATTACAAGCGCTGGGTACGTTGAGCTGTGAAGGGCGTCGGCAAAGTTATTTCCGTGGTGAGTTTTTTGCCACCATGCGTATTTTGCAACGTGGTGATTTGCGTATGGATCAACTCTATGGCTCTTGGGCTGGTGCCTTTGGTCATACCCAATTTATGCCATCGACCTATGAGCGTTTAGCGGTTGACTTTGATGGAGATGGTCGTCGTGATTTGGTGTCAAGTACTGCAGATGCCTTGGCTTCAACGGCGAACTTTTTAAGCAAAGCCGGTTGGCAAACGGGTATGCCGTGGGGATTTGAAGTGAAGATTCCAGCTGGAATGTCCACAGCTGGCGAGGGTCGTCGTCAGAAAAAGCCTTTGAGTTATTGGGTCAATCAAGGTGTTAAGCGTGTAGATGGCAGCCCATTGATGCAAGGGTCACTCAGCAGCAGTACATCGGCTGGCTTAATGGCACCGAGTGGTGCACAAGGACCGGTATTTTTGGTCTTTAAAAACTTTGATGCCATTTATGGTTATAACGCGGCAGAAAGTTATGCCTTGGCCATTGCACATTTATCGGATCGTTTACAAGGCAAAGGAGCTTTTGTGACCGCATGGCCGACAGATGATGCAGGAACGTCACGTGCAGAACGTCGTGAAATTCAACAGTTTTTGCTCAACAAAGGCTATGACATCGGTGCGGTAGATGGTTTGATTGGTGATAAATCACGACAGGCTATTCGTCAGGAGCAACAATCACTCGGTTTAAAACCGACGGGTCGTGCCGGACAGCAAATTTTGAAAGCTTTCCGTGAACAAACAGCCAAGGAAATGATGCAATAA
- a CDS encoding CDP-alcohol phosphatidyltransferase family protein has translation MQNDSQQDIDAAKNLHQQNASATHQDALENRRPLKVRQHRLVNAIARWLSHKSVTPNQISILSIFFAAFSALCLLLVPAFHGINQVVLYVFAAIFIQGRLLCNLFDGLVAIEGNKSTASGELFNDIPDRISDPLIIVAAGYSLTAVGFGDSLGWCAALLAVFTAYVRTLAVSMGAPANFSGPMAKQHRMALLTLVCMIAALEQYFWQHDYSMLLALLLLNVGCVITIWRRIVAAYCYLEVK, from the coding sequence ATGCAGAATGATTCTCAGCAGGATATAGATGCTGCAAAAAATCTCCACCAACAAAATGCATCCGCAACGCATCAGGATGCGCTGGAAAACCGCCGCCCCTTAAAAGTTAGGCAACATCGTTTGGTTAATGCTATTGCACGCTGGTTATCCCATAAATCCGTCACGCCCAATCAAATTTCTATCTTGAGTATTTTCTTTGCTGCTTTCTCTGCATTATGTTTACTGTTAGTGCCAGCGTTTCATGGTATCAATCAAGTCGTACTGTATGTCTTTGCTGCGATTTTTATTCAAGGTCGTTTATTGTGCAATTTGTTTGATGGCTTGGTTGCGATTGAAGGCAATAAATCAACTGCATCAGGTGAGTTATTTAATGACATTCCAGATCGCATTTCCGATCCCTTGATTATTGTTGCTGCGGGTTATTCATTAACAGCGGTGGGTTTTGGTGATAGCTTAGGCTGGTGTGCAGCATTATTGGCGGTATTTACTGCCTATGTCCGAACCTTAGCGGTTTCAATGGGAGCACCAGCCAATTTTAGTGGGCCTATGGCGAAACAACATCGCATGGCTTTATTAACCTTAGTATGTATGATTGCGGCACTAGAACAGTATTTTTGGCAGCATGATTATAGTATGTTGCTGGCTTTACTTTTGCTCAATGTCGGCTGTGTGATCACAATCTGGCGTAGAATAGTTGCTGCTTATTGTTATTTAGAAGTTAAATAA
- a CDS encoding MATE family efflux transporter translates to MPPRDQTIQQTHFYKTFLIFVLPLIATNILQNMSGTLNAVFVGQMLGVDAVAAISVFFPILFCIIAFVIGLSAGATILVGQAWGAKQIEKVSAVVGACLFLTLIGGLFIAIFGVIFSENLLRLLGVSEQVMHLSLPYVRCMLAASPILFVYMIFTAVLRGVGDSTTPLFALSLTCLIGVVVTPTLIRGYGIFPALGIIAPAIASIIGYVAVLVFLGFYLKYKKHALQMNRALLKQIRYQPEWSALILKLGIPTGVQMVTNSIAGLVIIGLVNRYGVHATAAYGAVNQVLNYIQFPAISIAIAASIFAAQAIGAGKQDLLRKVTRTALSVNLLMTGGLIILAYIGAEALMALFITDPAVVDVGRQLLFIVLWSYLFFGVAAIFASIMRASGTVNMPMLINLVAIALIEVPCAYWFSSIWGLKGIWYAYALAFVCLSMMQGIYYQWVWKKKSIQALI, encoded by the coding sequence ATGCCACCACGTGATCAAACCATACAACAAACACATTTTTATAAGACTTTTCTGATTTTTGTCTTACCGCTGATTGCGACAAATATCCTGCAAAATATGTCAGGAACGCTGAATGCCGTCTTTGTCGGGCAGATGTTAGGCGTCGACGCTGTAGCTGCCATCTCAGTATTTTTTCCCATTCTATTTTGTATTATTGCCTTTGTTATTGGTCTATCCGCAGGGGCAACGATTTTAGTTGGACAGGCGTGGGGCGCCAAGCAGATTGAAAAAGTCAGTGCTGTGGTGGGCGCTTGTCTCTTTCTGACGCTGATCGGTGGATTATTTATTGCCATATTTGGGGTGATATTTAGCGAAAACTTACTTCGTTTACTGGGCGTGAGTGAGCAAGTGATGCACCTATCATTGCCCTATGTGCGATGTATGCTGGCTGCGAGCCCAATCTTATTTGTCTATATGATTTTTACTGCGGTACTGCGTGGAGTGGGAGACAGTACCACACCATTATTTGCCCTAAGCTTAACCTGTTTAATTGGTGTCGTGGTGACACCAACCTTAATTCGTGGTTATGGGATTTTCCCTGCGTTGGGGATTATTGCACCGGCGATTGCTTCGATTATTGGCTATGTTGCTGTATTGGTTTTTTTAGGGTTTTATCTCAAATATAAAAAACATGCACTACAAATGAATCGTGCTTTATTAAAACAGATTCGTTATCAACCAGAATGGTCAGCATTGATTTTAAAGCTGGGTATTCCCACTGGTGTACAGATGGTGACGAATTCTATTGCTGGCTTGGTGATTATTGGCTTGGTGAATCGTTATGGTGTGCATGCCACTGCAGCATATGGTGCAGTGAATCAAGTGTTAAATTATATTCAATTCCCGGCGATCTCCATTGCCATTGCCGCCTCTATTTTTGCCGCACAAGCCATTGGTGCGGGCAAACAAGATTTATTGCGTAAGGTGACGCGAACTGCGTTGAGCGTCAATCTACTGATGACAGGTGGTTTGATTATATTGGCCTATATCGGTGCTGAGGCACTCATGGCTTTATTTATTACCGATCCTGCCGTGGTCGATGTTGGGCGTCAATTATTATTTATTGTGCTGTGGTCCTATTTGTTTTTTGGTGTAGCCGCAATTTTCGCCTCGATTATGCGTGCCAGTGGCACGGTCAATATGCCTATGCTGATTAATCTTGTTGCGATTGCGTTGATTGAAGTACCTTGCGCCTATTGGTTTAGTAGTATTTGGGGGCTAAAAGGCATTTGGTATGCTTATGCACTGGCTTTTGTCTGCCTGAGTATGATGCAAGGCATATATTATCAGTGGGTATGGAAAAAGAAATCGATTCAAGCATTGATCTAA
- a CDS encoding TonB-dependent receptor has translation MKKNILFLSLIALPSFAFAEELIELPTIVVKADSQETDVTGKLKKKATLNILGEKDVMDTPFTIRSYSEQAIQDAHALSIMDVLRIDPSIRTTTNNGHLNENFSMRGFNVTWENYNLNGAYGMAPTGRVTTDILSSVTVLKGPNALIAGMSPAGAVGGVIIANTKRADRELSRVSANYDTEGYYKSGFDISRRFGEAQEFGARVSATYGQGEHVVKGMEDENVSAVIGLDWTTDQAKINLDAYSVSDKRDHGSPAMVSFSKLGKVLDAPDGKNNYFPNLHGRQSAQHIGVSGEYKILPNLKAIAGLGIAEQKYKGHIFGTRMIIEDAQGKASSQYYRVGSNYTNTTANLGLEGVFDTGALRHTVGVRADYLKSKKDAQIEQGPTPSQFFTNLYDPRNDGTQMPAEAPELVPQANNQFISYTLTDQITMLDDKLQFILGARYQDMDLKNPLTGIKYSKAKISPSVGVVAKPFGDDLSLYASYVEGLSEGATVNTLSDANYGQTFAPFQTKQYELGAKYQQGSWLHTLALYQIEKPSTLTDTTYRDPNNSAIKQITTDGAKTKSKGVEYGFSGNIIDNLIIWGNLAYIDVEYNKGALRGVNLSGKTVEGQPEFTAGLGLEYHLPVLDGFSVNARATYVDKQYLDNTNTLELPDYTLLDIGAKYATQIGGVGTTFRANIDNVTNEKYWAGVFQSGFATIGEGRTYKLGVTFDF, from the coding sequence TTGAAAAAAAATATTTTATTTTTATCTCTTATCGCACTGCCAAGCTTTGCATTTGCAGAAGAACTCATAGAATTACCAACCATCGTCGTTAAAGCAGATTCACAAGAAACAGACGTCACAGGCAAGCTTAAGAAAAAAGCCACATTAAATATTTTAGGTGAAAAAGATGTGATGGACACACCTTTCACCATTCGTAGTTATAGCGAACAAGCCATCCAAGATGCCCACGCCTTATCCATCATGGATGTGCTAAGAATTGACCCAAGTATTCGCACCACCACCAATAATGGTCACCTCAATGAAAACTTCAGTATGCGTGGTTTTAATGTCACCTGGGAAAACTATAATCTCAATGGTGCCTATGGCATGGCGCCGACAGGTCGTGTCACCACCGATATTCTCAGTTCCGTTACGGTGTTAAAAGGACCCAATGCCTTAATTGCAGGAATGTCTCCGGCAGGTGCGGTCGGTGGTGTGATTATTGCCAATACCAAACGTGCAGACCGCGAGCTGAGTCGTGTTTCTGCCAATTATGATACTGAAGGCTACTACAAATCTGGTTTTGATATCTCACGGCGTTTTGGTGAAGCACAAGAATTCGGTGCCCGCGTGAGTGCAACCTATGGTCAAGGCGAACATGTAGTCAAAGGCATGGAAGATGAAAATGTCTCTGCAGTCATTGGTTTAGACTGGACCACGGATCAAGCCAAAATTAATCTAGATGCCTATTCGGTCAGTGATAAACGGGATCATGGCTCCCCCGCCATGGTGTCATTTAGCAAGCTGGGCAAAGTATTAGATGCGCCCGATGGGAAAAACAATTACTTCCCCAATTTACATGGTCGACAAAGCGCACAGCATATTGGTGTATCGGGTGAATATAAAATTTTGCCCAACTTAAAAGCCATCGCAGGGCTCGGCATTGCTGAGCAAAAATATAAAGGTCATATCTTTGGCACGCGTATGATTATAGAAGATGCACAAGGCAAAGCGAGTTCACAGTACTATCGTGTCGGTTCCAATTATACCAATACCACTGCCAATCTAGGCTTAGAAGGGGTATTTGATACTGGAGCACTCCGACATACAGTCGGCGTACGTGCTGATTATTTAAAGTCTAAAAAAGATGCTCAAATTGAGCAAGGTCCAACCCCCTCACAGTTTTTCACCAACTTATATGACCCACGTAATGATGGTACCCAGATGCCAGCCGAGGCACCCGAATTGGTACCACAAGCCAATAATCAGTTTATCAGCTATACCCTCACGGACCAAATCACCATGTTGGATGATAAATTGCAGTTTATTCTCGGTGCGCGCTATCAGGACATGGACCTAAAGAATCCTTTAACTGGTATAAAATATAGCAAAGCGAAGATTTCCCCCAGTGTTGGCGTGGTGGCAAAACCATTCGGTGATGACCTATCTTTATATGCCAGCTATGTTGAAGGGCTCAGTGAGGGTGCAACTGTAAATACGCTCAGCGATGCCAATTATGGTCAAACCTTTGCCCCTTTTCAAACCAAGCAATATGAATTAGGTGCTAAATATCAACAAGGTTCTTGGCTACACACCTTAGCACTCTATCAAATCGAAAAACCAAGTACATTAACCGATACAACTTACCGTGACCCCAATAACAGTGCGATTAAACAAATCACGACCGATGGAGCAAAAACCAAATCCAAAGGCGTTGAATATGGTTTCTCAGGCAACATCATCGATAACTTAATCATCTGGGGCAATCTGGCTTATATTGATGTTGAATATAATAAAGGAGCGCTTCGTGGCGTCAATTTATCGGGTAAAACGGTAGAGGGTCAGCCAGAATTTACAGCAGGGCTCGGTCTTGAATACCATCTACCAGTATTGGATGGCTTCAGTGTTAATGCGCGCGCCACTTATGTCGATAAACAGTATTTAGACAATACCAACACCTTAGAATTGCCAGATTATACCTTGCTTGATATTGGTGCTAAATATGCCACGCAAATCGGTGGGGTCGGCACGACTTTCCGCGCCAATATTGACAATGTCACCAACGAAAAATATTGGGCTGGGGTATTCCAAAGTGGCTTTGCGACCATTGGCGAGGGACGTACTTATAAATTGGGCGTCACCTTTGATTTCTAA
- a CDS encoding methionine aminotransferase — MQIALANKLAGQGTTIFSQMTALAQRLQALNLAQGFPDFAPPAALLQHLIAAIQDGQHQYPPRDGILALREQLAVQFLQRDQIQLDPEQELCITAGATIAIYCAIQSCVQAGDEVIVFDPSYDSYAPSIELAGGKAVHIALQPPTFAVDWDQVKAAINNNTRMIIVNTPHNPTGTVWGEEDWQQLIALIAAYNIVVLSDEVYEHIVFDGRKHLSALQFPALRARSFVVGSFGKSFHVTGWKTGYCVAAPALLQQFCKVYQFAQFCAVHPMQIALAQFMQQYPEHLAALSAFYQHKRDLFLTALQDSVFIATPSQGSYFQNLDYRQFKPELDAMQMCQYLATEHKLVAIPVSAFYQTPPPSLTLIRLCFAKQDETLVRAGEILSHCR; from the coding sequence ATGCAAATTGCACTAGCCAATAAACTGGCAGGACAGGGCACCACAATTTTTAGTCAGATGACAGCCTTGGCACAACGTTTACAAGCACTGAACTTGGCACAAGGTTTTCCTGACTTCGCACCACCAGCCGCATTATTACAACATTTGATTGCTGCGATTCAGGATGGGCAGCACCAATATCCACCGCGTGATGGTATTTTGGCTTTACGTGAGCAATTGGCTGTACAGTTTTTACAACGTGACCAGATTCAGTTAGACCCCGAACAAGAGCTTTGTATTACCGCAGGTGCGACCATTGCCATTTACTGTGCGATTCAGAGTTGTGTACAAGCAGGTGATGAGGTCATTGTTTTTGATCCAAGTTATGACAGTTATGCACCGAGTATTGAACTTGCTGGCGGCAAAGCCGTACATATTGCATTGCAACCCCCGACTTTTGCCGTCGATTGGGATCAAGTAAAAGCAGCCATCAATAACAATACCCGCATGATCATTGTCAATACACCGCACAATCCAACTGGGACGGTATGGGGTGAAGAAGATTGGCAGCAATTGATTGCGTTGATCGCAGCATATAATATCGTGGTGCTATCCGATGAAGTTTATGAGCATATTGTTTTTGATGGACGTAAACATTTATCTGCGCTGCAGTTTCCCGCATTAAGAGCACGTAGTTTTGTGGTGGGATCTTTTGGCAAAAGCTTTCATGTCACAGGGTGGAAAACGGGATACTGTGTGGCCGCACCTGCTTTATTGCAGCAATTCTGTAAGGTATATCAGTTTGCACAGTTTTGCGCGGTACACCCGATGCAAATCGCTTTAGCACAGTTTATGCAACAATATCCTGAACATCTTGCCGCACTCAGTGCTTTCTATCAGCATAAGCGTGATTTATTTTTAACTGCGCTACAAGATTCAGTTTTTATAGCAACGCCGAGCCAAGGCAGTTATTTTCAAAACTTAGATTATCGACAGTTCAAGCCAGAGCTCGATGCGATGCAGATGTGCCAATATTTAGCCACTGAGCATAAACTGGTCGCAATTCCGGTGTCAGCGTTTTATCAGACGCCACCGCCATCTTTAACCTTGATTCGTTTATGTTTTGCCAAGCAAGATGAGACCCTTGTACGAGCGGGTGAAATATTGTCACACTGTCGCTAA